From the Acidimicrobiales bacterium genome, the window AGTAGGCGCGGCCCTCGGCGTGGAGCCGGAGACCGGCGGCGCGGTGCAGATCGGCGTACTCCGACTGGAAGAACGGCCCCTCGTCCCAGTCGAGGCCGAGCCACTTCATGGCCGAGACGATCCCGTCGACCCACTCCGGCTGGTTGCGCTCCCGGTCGGTGTCCTCGATCCGGAGGATGAAAACACCGTGGTTCCGTCGGGCGTACAACCAGTTGTACAGGGCCGTCCGTGCTCCCCCTACATGGAAGTAGCCGGTCGGCGAGGGGGCCATCCTGACCCGCACCGGGGGAACCATCAGG encodes:
- a CDS encoding glutamate--tRNA ligase family protein, which produces MVPPVRVRMAPSPTGYFHVGGARTALYNWLYARRNHGVFILRIEDTDRERNQPEWVDGIVSAMKWLGLDWDEGPFFQSEYADLHRAAGLRLHAEGRAYYCDCTRDQVEARKEKGATPGYDAFCADRGLEAGPGRALRFRVPRPGKTVVSDVIRGEVSFDHDAIDDFILL